One genomic window of Ziziphus jujuba cultivar Dongzao chromosome 4, ASM3175591v1 includes the following:
- the LOC107415033 gene encoding peptidyl-tRNA hydrolase, mitochondrial, giving the protein MRNRLSRHWFCTAASRPWLFVGLGNPGDKYKGTRHNYVGFEMIDAFAESQGIAMDTVHCKAIFGQGIFVGDIPVFLAKPQTYMNLSGESTGPLGAYYKLPLNRVLVFHDDMNLPCRVLRLYDKGGHGSHNGLKSVIYHFRGNREFSRLRICIGRPPGQMDPKAFLLQKFNRTARERIDDAIQEGVGALKLLLSKGLTETARSFNTDQKYKHIRFQTLPTS; this is encoded by the exons ATGCGTAACAGGTTAAGTAGACATTGGTTTTGCACTGCTGCTTCACGACCGTGGCTGTTTGTGGGTTTGGGCAACCCTGGCGATAAATACAAAGGAACTAGACACAAT TACGTGGGGTTTGAGATGATTGATGCATTCGCTGAATCACAAGGGATTGCAATGGACACAGTTCATTGTAAAGCAATCTTTGGTCAAGGTAT TTTTGTTGGCGACATCCCTGTTTTCCTGGCAAAGCCTCAAACTTACATGAATCTGAGTGGTGAATCT ACAGGACCTCTTGGAGCTTACTATAAGCTTCCCCTTAATCGCGTGCTTGTG TTTCATGATGACATGAACCTACCCTGCAGGGTGCTTCGTCTTTATGACAAAGGAGGTCATGGAAGCCACAATGG GCTAAAGAGTGTGATCTACCATTTTCGGGGAAACAGAGAATTTTCTCGTCTAAGAATTT GCATTGGGCGGCCTCCTGGTCAAATGGATCCCAAAGCATTCTTGCTTCAAAAATTCAACAGGACAGCTCGAGAACGA ATTGATGATGCTATTCAAGAGGGAGTTGGTGCACTGAAGCTCCTACTATCTAAAGGGTTGACAGAGACTGCAAGGAGTTTCAACACTGACCAAAAATACAAGCATATCAGATTTCAGACCCTGCCAACATCATAA